The genomic DNA GGAACATGAAGCGAGACAAAATCCGCTTGTTGAAGCAGATATTCAAATTCAACTTTTTTCGCTCCCACAGATCTTTCGATTTCATTATTTTGGGATTTATCTGCATAAAGCACTTTCATCTTGAAACCGATTGCTCTTTTGGCAACAGCAGTCCCGATCCTTCCTGCTCCGATGATACCGAGAGTTTTTCCAAAAATATCGTTTCCGAGAAAGAGCATCGGACCCCAGCCTTTGAATTTTCCGGCTCGATTAAATTTATCGGATTCCACGATCCGTCGAGCAGCTGCAAAGATCAAAGCCCAGGTCATATCCGCGGTTGTGTCGGTTAGAACACCCGGTGTGTTGCAAACCGGAATTTTCCTTTTTGTTGCTGCTCTAATATCGATATTATTGAATCCGACCGCATAATTGGAAATCCCTTTCAGATTTGGATTTGCATCTAATATCTCTTCATAGATCGTATCTGTTAGAAGACAGAGCAGAATATCACACCATTTTGTCCCTTCGATTATTTCCTGTTTGGAAAGTACTCTATCTTCGGGATTGACCTTTATATCAAAGACTTCTTCCAATTTATTCATTGCCGGTTTGGGAAGTAACCTGGTTACAAAAATTTTTGGTTTCATTTTGTTTTTCTCCTTTAACTCATTTCCCGATCTCTTCTCTAAAACCCTCTTTAGTTCTCCCTTATAAAGGAAGATCAAATGGACTTTTTGAGATTATTTGAGAAGGGAAGATTTCGGAAACAATATCAAATTTACATTTCCTTATTAATTCCCTCTCTTTATAAGAGAGGGCTGGGGTGAGTTTTTTTCCAATATCTCGCAGCTTCTTCCGAAATTTCGATCAAATAGTTTTCTGCATTTCTCATTGCT from Candidatus Cloacimonadota bacterium includes the following:
- a CDS encoding D-glycerate dehydrogenase; the encoded protein is MKPKIFVTRLLPKPAMNKLEEVFDIKVNPEDRVLSKQEIIEGTKWCDILLCLLTDTIYEEILDANPNLKGISNYAVGFNNIDIRAATKRKIPVCNTPGVLTDTTADMTWALIFAAARRIVESDKFNRAGKFKGWGPMLFLGNDIFGKTLGIIGAGRIGTAVAKRAIGFKMKVLYADKSQNNEIERSVGAKKVEFEYLLQQADFVSLHVPLLPETINLISEKELKLMKRSAYLINTSRGPVLDEKVLIKALKENRIAGAGLDVYTNEPEMTEGLAQCENAILTPHTASATIETRTKMGILAAENAIAMIQGKKPKHIINPEVLKP